Proteins from a single region of Pseudomonadota bacterium:
- the rplW gene encoding 50S ribosomal protein L23, whose protein sequence is MDMYRIIKRSLITEKSTIAKDENNKHVFEVDRRANKIQIGMAVEKVFKVKVMDVHVMNVRGKKKRVGKILGEKRSWKKAVVTLAPGSRIEIFEGV, encoded by the coding sequence ATGGATATGTATCGGATTATAAAGAGATCGCTAATCACGGAAAAAAGTACCATCGCGAAGGATGAAAACAACAAGCACGTATTTGAAGTTGATCGCAGGGCGAACAAGATTCAGATCGGGATGGCAGTTGAAAAAGTCTTTAAAGTCAAGGTAATGGATGTTCATGTCATGAATGTTCGCGGAAAGAAAAAGAGGGTTGGGAAAATTCTGGGTGAGAAGCGGTCCTGGAAGAAGGCGGTTGTTACTCTTGCCCCCGGCAGTAGAATTGAAATCTTTGAAGGCGTATAA
- the rpsS gene encoding 30S ribosomal protein S19 has product MARSVKKGAYVNEKLLEKVRKAEESGSKSVIKTWSRRSTVTPELIGQTFAVHNGKKFIPVFVTENMVGHKLGEFAPTRTFYSHAGDRKSKLRK; this is encoded by the coding sequence GTGGCACGTTCAGTTAAAAAGGGAGCTTATGTTAATGAAAAGCTTTTGGAAAAGGTCAGGAAAGCTGAGGAATCGGGAAGCAAGAGCGTTATTAAAACCTGGTCTCGCCGTTCCACCGTTACCCCTGAATTGATAGGGCAAACCTTTGCAGTACATAATGGGAAAAAGTTTATTCCGGTTTTTGTGACTGAGAACATGGTGGGACATAAACTCGGTGAATTTGCACCGACAAGGACATTTTACAGTCATGCAGGTGATCGAAAATCAAAGCTACGCAAATGA
- the rplV gene encoding 50S ribosomal protein L22: MEAKAIAKYIRISPQKARLVVDLVRGKKVEEARSILQYTRKYAAGIVSKVLKSAVANARQNPNIDESVLYVKEIFVDQGPSLKRWRARAQGRAAAIKKRMSHITVILDEE; this comes from the coding sequence ATGGAAGCAAAAGCGATAGCCAAATATATACGGATTTCTCCTCAGAAGGCACGATTGGTTGTGGACCTGGTGAGGGGGAAAAAAGTTGAAGAAGCCAGAAGCATCCTTCAATATACAAGAAAGTATGCTGCTGGCATTGTCTCGAAGGTGTTAAAATCCGCTGTAGCCAACGCCAGGCAGAATCCAAATATAGACGAAAGTGTCCTGTATGTGAAGGAGATTTTTGTGGATCAGGGGCCCTCTCTGAAACGATGGAGAGCGAGGGCGCAGGGCAGAGCGGCAGCGATCAAGAAGAGAATGAGTCACATAACCGTTATCTTGGATGAAGAGTAA